The DNA region TTTAGAGCCAGGTTATCCGAGTGtagaaattaaaagttaaaatatttcgcTCCGTTTAAAACTATACAGATAATTTACAAATAGAAAttactcgtatttttttttttaattatttagacgTATGAGCAAACGGAACAATGCGAGAGTGaaagttataattttaagtCGCAGTAGGTAATAGGTATCGATCGGTGGGTCAACGACTCGTCCCCGGCGACCGACCGTGCCGCCTTCCGGTCGGAACGCGCCCGGCAGTCCGTCGGCGAGCACGGCCGGCGTCGCCCGTCTTTGTGTTTTGCGAATCGTCGCCGCTCCGTCACGGTTTGACCTTGAGACTATCGATTACGGAATACTTTTATACCTAAACTATTATTACATACCGACGTACTTAACATATCTTTTCTTAAAGATTGGCGATGTAATTCTTTGCTTATTAAAGCATTTGGTGAAAAATTTTGGtgtaatttatgtaatataaaataaatatcggtGAGTTTAGGTTATAGTATCGCTTACGTTTACAATATGGACCGAATCGACCCAGAGGTACTTATCAGCTTGGTTCAGAGCAGACCAGGCCTGTGGGACAAGAGCCTGGACTGTCACAAGGACGTCGTTCAGAGGTCGAACGCTTGGAAGGAAATATGCAGGGCCTTCAATCCGGAGTTCGACGATTTGAACCGCAAggacaaaaatacatatagtaaGTAAAGTATTCGTTGTCAAACGCGCGCTCGGGTGAAACGAATAGAATGATTATGACTACGAAGTTGattgatttaataattgtgtttgctcgcaaacgaaaaaaaaacgacttcaattacatcgaccactaatacaacgtagatagacgaaaaaatagtcaagtaaataggcgttatcaaagattactcaaaaagttgtaatcagatctcaacgaaatttaaatgtgaccaaaggacacgcaccacctttcgattatttttttttatcgcaatgcgtacacccagtcaaaagttctgaagtaacatacattaaaaaaaatacaatcgaattgaaaactccgccgtttttggaagtcggttaaaattagAGGTTTTTTAGCAGCAGCAGCTTTCGCAGAGCGAAAGAATTGCGTCCGCTGTGTTGTAATTCAAAAGATTTGTGACTTTCTGTATCTACAATTGTATTGCAGTATTTTGGTTTGTTCGTTTCCAATGGCTATTTAACTACCGCTTAAGGCTTTGaatacaacaaataaatttgaaaaaagtcATTATTTTCCTATCGTTGAAGAGCttgattaatatttagtatGTCTACCTACTACGCTCGCAGAAAGATTAACTGTGTGGTAACAGTGACTACAGACGCGTTCGTCACCGCGCGGGTCATCTgtgttcaaatataaattatgcttaaaattttgctttgttaaaatattttaataaataagagttaatttacaatattagaTCTAACTCTTTAATCAATTTAATTCCAGTCAAACTGGTAATGAAGAAATGGACTAACATACGAGACGCGTGGCGGAAGACAGTCTCCGAGGACAAGCGGAAGTTCAAACCTTACATTTACCACGAGCAGCTCAAGTTCCTGAAGAAGAACTTGAGCTACAAGAGCAACGACTGCAGCGACGGTGATGCCGCTAAGGACAACGACAGCGACGCGGCCGACAGCCTCGCCAGCTACGGGAACAAACCGGCCAGGAGGGTAAAGACTCAAGATGACGAGCGAGACAGCAGTATGAACCAGTCCATACAGTTCATGGATATGAAAAACAACTGGGAAGACGCTCACATATCATTCTTCAAAGGACTGTTACCGAGTTTGAGCAAGCTCGACGATGATGAGACGCTGGAGTTCCAAGCGGGGGTGATTAGGCTATTGCAGGAGATGAGGAGACGTAGCCGGGAGCACAGCGAGTCCTTCCCCTACTACAGCATGCACTCTTCTAGCTACGACTTGCCCGATATCAAAAAAGACGTCTGATTTGTTGGAGATTCGTTTGTAAAGACATTAGTATTAAATCGGTGACAGAAAGTGATAACTTGTTAGTAAAAGATGTTTTACTTTAGGTTACTTCAAGAATCAACAGATAGTGTTACCtgtagtaaattttttgttctattaaTGTTGAATTACGCTGCTAAAATAAACTATAGTGAGATGTACCTACATAAAACTAATACTTGAAACAAATGTACGTAATAAACCacgttatttttttcaattacaatgTCAATAATCAttgataaaaaatcaaataataatacaatagtttttattttgctcaaatCATGCAGTTTACATCATCAAGAAGCCCTGCGACCCGCGCTAGCTTAAAAAAGAtgtgttacaggccacagtatcttccccaaaaattagtttattgttacataatcagactttgcgttcagatagcgaaaacTTAAACGTAACTCTGTATACAAAGATGACAAcagcacaataataaaacaaagattataaacacaaaatttgaaaaaaaaaaaataacaattattaaagtgTATGGAACAGTCTATGTATGAGTGAGAgacgacatgtgagggaaggttatgagggaaaccaaacccaatgaaagtcgatctaacactaaatttattcagattattttgagtatatataggcagaagtacagacgtcatttgacgtcaatcgtagcaaacaaatatcaatttcattagaaatctgcataagaaaaataacaatttcgtaataaatcagctaaattaaagaggttactaattagcaaaacaatcatattgctcaatgtgcgttaacccgtacataaagataaaaacattttacacaTGTCTACAGTGTCTTCATTAAAACCCTacaaatttatgtatattaaattatgtataatattataaatttcgttttactgctgtacaaatatataaaattgtgaaacttcgtaattattttttatgttgttgtGGGACCACTCTTAAAGATCTGTCTTAAAATACGTTGTAGATTTTACCTTGAAACACTGACTTAACGTGGAGTTATTACTCTGTCAATAAAAGTATATGTCGTAAAATCGTAAAACATAGGATGAGGTAAAGTGAGGTAATATCTTACTTATaacctggagcagcccgactggagaagtacctcgaccttacagaagatcatagcgaaataatactgctttcaagcagtgttgtattcctgttggtaaggtgggaggtttttttttctatacctgCGATATAGTGGTCGGAGCACGTTTTTTGCCATTTActctttcataccagttctcgctttcatgcctctcgtactttcatgccGCATACTTATTCTTTCTGTCATTCATCTCTTTCTCACTCGGGGTGGGTTCCCCGCTACTGTTAGGCCTACATTTGTGCTTGGCtacttactattttatttcattaaggTAGGAGGGTTACGGGTAAgttcggcaacgtgcttgcgatgtttccggtatttgcagatgtctataagctacggtaatcgcttatcatcagtgAGCCGTGAGGCTTGTTCGCTGAtctagtttataattattttttttcattgattatCGCTGACTTACGGTTTTAAAAGGTTTGTCTCTATGTCTCAACACTGTGCTATGACAGAGTAGTGTTTATTTGTCCCGAAAACATCGCGGGTTAGTTCGTACAATATCATAAGTGATCATTATTACAGAGTAGAATAGATCATTCCACAGATGCAGCGTACGACAAGTGCAGTAGTGAACGCAAGAGGTGAGCGAACCTTCCGCTGAGGTCGCGCGGCACACGCATTTACAACCTGACTTGTGGCAATAGAACCTTGAACCACAGTCCACGCCCGTTAACCTTAAATACTGTATTGTTTTACATCGGTACAGCATTCAGAACAActgctgtctgtctgtctatgtagggagggcacagcaggaaatgtcttgCTTAAAATTTGTATCAGCTCAACTGAGACCTTCAAACTGAGAACCtaaaagaagatcacagcttaagaAAACCGCTTTCAAGTAGACGAGGCGTTGAGGTTATAAGACATGCCGCTGGCTGTTGTTACCTGCGTTTTCACCCATTACACAAATATGACGAAGTTCAGCtgttgatatattattattgcgaAATATTTGTAATGGCAGACGCCCTTGacgataaaaaaatgtacaataaatGACGATAAACGTAATTTTAATGTCGTGACGCAGTTGTTACAGAAACTAGCCGTTGTACTGGCAATTGTGGTTTGTTTTCCGAGTATGGAAATATTTGTAAGggccatacatatgtttgtctCCTATACAGATGTTTTGATTTGTGTCAATTATATTCTCAAATCATTGTTGAGGGAACTGATCGCTCTAAAAGTAGTTGTGAGGCTTTAAGCATAACCAACGCTTTGTGCAACATCCACGCTTTcttgaaaaacaataaattaagagAATGAAAATATTATCCGCGTCAGAGAAGCAATATTAAAGTTGTGACGTTAATGCAGCGGGCTGCTCGTTAGGGACAAACTTCAGTAATATGCAGCGCTGGCACGGATTCAAATTTGACGGTAAAGCAGTGTGTATACTCGTACTTGAGATAGCTGCGGTTAATGAAGATTAAGaatctaattaatttatttcagccAACGATATTATAAACTGAACGAGATAAATTATGATAAATGGTAGCGTTGCGTAACacttatttgaattattttatatttcacaatACATAATGGTTAAATGTTTGTGACTTCTAtaacaactaaaatatttttctcataattTACAGAGTAAATAGTTGCATGATTAAGAGGAAAACGAcagttaaaagtaaataaataaattttatatgatgAAATGCAGATATATAAACGAAACAAGTTTTCTGTATGAATGttgatgaaaaagaaaaaagtgtaTGAAAACAAAGTGAATTGATTACACAGTAGGTATTGTTAATTATTGTTAACTATCGTAGGAGTTAAAATAACTATGAAATAATTGCTTCGTAACATTTGCGTTATTGTCTAATATTTGATTTCGTAATGTGTGTGTgagtatatgtatacattaaataataataaaaaaccgtcagcgtcgggccacgtttactaggcagtcacaggtcTGTCGCATTGTAGTTCTAATGATAAATCTATtatataatgcatgtttaaaaaaggCAATGAACCTTTTGAGgccgtggatgttaattttaaataaataaaaaatatatttgattccTAAGATTAGCTTTATATCGTAGATTTTGTAAATTAGCTGTGTAACGCGATTTATTTACAGACTcagaaaaagaaggaggttctaaattcaaCTGTAATTGTTGTTTATGGTCGCCACCtgataacttttactgggtagaCCAAATTTGAGGAcactttttaatcaaaagttgtTGCTTTTTAtatggtcccgtttaaatttgatctagTTCTGAAACTCTGACTGAGCAAAATTGGTATGTGTCTGGATGCTCTTAAAAACACTAAGTGTTTCTtcgcttattataaataattcattataataatcctactaatattataaacgcgaaagtgtgtatgtatggatgtataaatgtatggatgtatggacctttgttcctctttcacgcaaaaactaccgaatggattttaatcaaagtttacagtaatatagcttatacattagaataacacataagctatcatttttaaagatagtgtgtgaattgtccaaaatataacgatgattgtcaagtaagtcggaaaaaatctgccatctgcgagctattctggcgtgcgctgcaaaaactgtagagtttacacgtatataatgtatgagagaaatgtttatcttaattagtcctacaaaaaagtgtgcgtcagcatatatctatcttttatgagtaagctaTTATTGCAAAagcagtgaaccataaatacaataaaaactgATAATGCATTTCTAATgaacatttggtagtaacaaattgatttttatatcgcagaatcaattttgatgaatttcgGTATaaagatattgagaagataatgagctactcgaagtactcaCTAATCCTGTGCAGACGTAGttgcgggtaccagctagtttattatacttCACTTTACTGGGCCTAATATCCATAAACTAGTTCATTATTACGATAACTTTAATGTGTTGCTCCAGTTAcaaatctaatatttattttttaaattataggtCCAAGTTTTATCTACAGCGGTTTATAAATAGTATTCTGTTGGACATGATAAGGACCGTCTAGATGTCTTGACTAAACTTCGAGCAAGTAATCTTATTTTATCATTAAGACAATTCAAATAGTAAGAACTTCTCTGATGTTTGAGTAATCATTTGATAAGGACTATTCACTAGACTTGACTAAATATCTACCTAGCTGATTGTGTAAGGGAGACCCGTCACGCGAATGTCAACTTTACGTTATGATATATAGAAGAGTGATTGGAATACAGAATACTTCAgggattttattaaatttgtttcaagGGAATTTGGGCGTTATGATATTGGAGACACAGTCGATGTTTTGTTTTACATTACGGAGGTTAGGAGAGGGTAAGCTTGACGTCGGAGCTGAAGTTGGGGAGTTTACTCAGAGCGTTAATTTGTGTTTCGAATCGGCTCGTGGAACTTGGCAATAATGTTGGATAACTATCAGTTACAATTGCCGCCTGATAGCGTTTATCCAATGAAACTTTGCAAACCCTCCAAATTGAAAGAACCCTCGTAACCCTTGTATCTCGAGGGTTTAAATGTAAAAGCCCTTTGTCTTCGCTAACAACTTATGTGATAGCTATCCGAAGAATTCTCCTCCGAATATTACGAGCAAATCTTATGAACACGATTGTAGCGTTCTAGTCGTAACACATGTTTGATGTACGTCTCTTACATACCTGTTATTAAGACGTCGTGTATGTAATAGAGtagagaattaaaaaattaaacgtcaCAGCGGCAATAAAATTTGACATCTGATATATTTTCAGATGAAATTCGAATGTTTAATGGATCGCGATCTCGGAGCGCGTGACGCCGACGTCGGAGCAGAGAACAATGCTTTCAGACAAATTGCGAGTCGGCAACAACTCGAATTAcgttaaaatattgaattaccGTGACATCTTCAAACTGCTGTCCGCGTCACTTCTTATTTGCGAGCTCCGAGCACGTGGGTGCAACGCAtcgataatatatatatcgaaatatgtGAAAATTCAGTCTTGTAGCTGGTCCAAGTTTCACTCAGCTAGACTTCGCGGCGCTGCGCTAGTTGACATTCGAGGCATATCTCCAATTGCTAGGTAGCTCCATTACACCGCTCACCTGGCAACTGTATTGGCGGCGCGCGGGTTGACGTCATGTCATGTCACACGCTAACACATGTCCGAGATGTGAAAAGTCATTGTTTGCTAATGAAAGAATAGAAAATAGATGATGAAATATTACATCAGGTTGAAGCATGATTTCGAAAGGAAATAACACGgtttctttaattattctttaaattacGCTCCCATTACGATAACGAATTATCTGTTACTAAGGTTCCGTTGACTTTTCATCTATCTATCTTAGTTTTAGTTTATCTTTGTAAAGtttgtaaatatgttattttggatTCTAAATTGATCAATGAATAATGGgaacaataaaataagaaattaaagtGTTTAATTAACTCATACAACACAAATAAGTTCGTATGATgtttttgctttaaaaaaaagtgtgtgtacttatgtacgcatgtaagaagttatacttcaatgGCTAGCTAACTTGATGTTACTAACTTCTtcttgactagctaacttcagggtgtcggtttttgtgacggtgtgcgcgcgcatcgtaaaaatgaACTTTTCGTGTTTAGAGTCCAACACTCGCTTACTCAAGTTtgtaataactaaattaattttaaaacctaATTATTGCTATATAGATCATTAAACAAACTTTGCAGCTCTTACATAAGTACGGGCTCCAAAGCTTGTATTACTTCGAACTCTGATATTTAGGTGCCGTGCCTGCTCCACACCCATGAAGCCTACCTTGCTACTTATAGATTGAGACCTTGCACAAtacaaagataattttattgGAAATAAGACACTTTACTTCCAGATGTTAATGCAAACAGATTTTGCAACTTTAGAATATGGGTATATACGTAACTTTCGTACAATCAAGagcatttttttcttatttagttagCGATTGCATCTAGTATTAGCCTTAATTCCAACACTGGTTAGTGTACATTACGAGCCATAACAACACATCAGTCGTTTTATACAAAGCATATACAAAACGTTATAGATGCCTTAACAGAAAAATGCctatcttttaaaatacaaataaaaatatgtacctatatgtacAGCTGGATGTATACATCATGCAGAACTATCCAGAATAAATTGAACGAGTATCAAAAGGTATAGAGCTGATATATCAACAACAGTACAATTTCACCCGTCTAAAGGTAAATAGGTATATTAGGTACAAGTCATGTCGAGGGCACGGTAACTGTCAATCAGATCAGACTGATGGAATAGAAAGCATCTGGTGTTGTAACGAAGTTCTGTCATTACTGAAAGGTGAAGGCGAAATTACAGGTTCGGAATTTGCATCATGATTAATTATAGCGAAGTATGCGAGCAACGACCCTGCCAGCCCTGCCAACATTTCTCTCTGTAGCGTTTCGAGCGAGCGGCGAGTTCTGTCACTGCCGGGAATAGAACCGACGACTCCGGTGACGTCCGTCGACAGCCCTGAACTTGTCAAAAGAATATGTGTCACTCAAAATGTATGCATTCTGATGGGCGTTGTGTTCTTTTGCTCATTTCCATTGTATCACTTTTAAGCtaattagttaaaaaaactatttgtcaTCGGTCTCAATCGTTTCCAGCCCCTTATGTTTGCCAATGTTCGGTATTTATTTGTGAAGGGCTAGCCGTAGCGTCGTATACTTCAAGTACGTGGTATGTGTGTGTAATTATCATATTCTGAGATGGTTAATGTTCTCTATTAGTATTTACCAAATTTAAAATCTGTATTATGAAGTCGTTTGTAAGTAATTCACATTTAACTACTATCTCTGTGATAACAAATCTTGAGACTAAACTTCTGGTCAAATGTAACTCAGATGTAATCCATGCAAACATTATAAAGCTgagaagtttgtttgtttgaatgtgaTAATATCAGAAATGATTggttgcaaaattatttttgtgttgagtcgattttttcctcaaatgaaCGCGGGCGAAATCGCGAAGCACAGATAGTTCAACAATAAAATGCACAAAATTGGTTTTGTAAGAGTCACTTTTTAATTCATAGACTCTTCTCAGTGGAGACATATTCTGAACTGGTGAGAGAGTGACTTCTAATTAACCCTTAATAA from Melitaea cinxia chromosome 15, ilMelCinx1.1, whole genome shotgun sequence includes:
- the LOC123660549 gene encoding uncharacterized protein LOC123660549, giving the protein MDRIDPEVLISLVQSRPGLWDKSLDCHKDVVQRSNAWKEICRAFNPEFDDLNRKDKNTYIKLVMKKWTNIRDAWRKTVSEDKRKFKPYIYHEQLKFLKKNLSYKSNDCSDGDAAKDNDSDAADSLASYGNKPARRVKTQDDERDSSMNQSIQFMDMKNNWEDAHISFFKGLLPSLSKLDDDETLEFQAGVIRLLQEMRRRSREHSESFPYYSMHSSSYDLPDIKKDV